In Argiope bruennichi chromosome X1, qqArgBrue1.1, whole genome shotgun sequence, a single window of DNA contains:
- the LOC129959195 gene encoding uncharacterized protein LOC129959195, translated as MLANMRSKRKNCQSITPGYILDSLAFPPLPSCDQLSFLSSWLQHSGSALPCSKVPTSVDPVPSYVSSFPSASQKDQKCQSIAPKFILDSIEFPALSSSRQSSFLSSWSKHPAPWPLAQPSVSACAVSTASRSLPPSPPVPPTGHAQFLVPIVSYMPMVQFLPSHSITVSHPPFYVPVVQPFLPAIVPAAVSSLPTCTQSVVACTLATHCEPELVRTSPVHSEPEAPCISPARCRPACASNKLGKARITKMSKNIFFKM; from the exons ATGTTGGCTAATATGCGTAGCAAA AGGAAAAATTGCCAGTCAATCACCCCAGGATATATTTTGGATTCTTTGGCATTTCCTCCATTGCCTTCCTGTGATCAGCTTTCATTTTTGTCATCATGGCTACAGCATTCTGGTTCTGCTTTGCCTTGTAGCAAGGTACCAACTTCTGTTGACCCAGTTCCTTCATATGTTTCTTCTTTTCCATCAGCTTctcaaaaa gATCAAAAATGTCAATCAATTGCTCCTAAATTCATTTTGGATTCTATTGAGTTTCCTGCATTGTCTTCCTCTAGAcaatcttcatttttatcatcTTGGTCTAAACATCCTGCTCCTTGGCCTTTAGCGCAGCCATCTGTTTCAGCTTGTGCAGTCTCAACCGCTTCTCGCTCTCTTCCACCCTCTCCACCTGTGCCTCCTACTGGTCATGCTCAATTTCTTGTACCTATCGTTTCCTATATGCCTATGGTTCAGTTCTTGCCATCCCATTCTATTACTGTGTCACATCCTCCATTTTATGTACCTGTTGTTCAACCATTTCTACCAGCTATTGTACCTGCTGCCGTTTCCTCTCTTCCAACTTGCACTCAGTCAGTTGTTGCATGCACTCTGGCGACCCACTGTGAACCAGAACTTGTTCGCACATCCCCAGTCCATTCTGAACCAGAAGCTCCTTGCATCTCCCCAGCCCGGTGTCGGCCAGCATGTGCTTCTAACAAACTTGGAAAAGCAAGAATTACTAagatgagtaaaaatatttttttcaaaatgtga